Proteins from one Planctomyces sp. SH-PL62 genomic window:
- a CDS encoding DUF1559 domain-containing protein — MSRIEPTRGGVDRGRGGFTLIELLVVIAIIAVLIALLLPAVQSAREAARRAQCVNNLKQLGLALHNYLSTHEAFPPVVVLPRTRTTQPWSGLTRLLPHMEQGNLYNAINWNRDFEFTSNVTLTGTRVAGFICPSEANDRSRVTPTMTYYPNSYCFNQGTWFIYDPPSDTAGDGAFEPNRAFKAASFTDGLSNTLGMSETRAYQPNYWDGGNPSTLGVAAPTTPAALAAFLGGTFDSNGHTEWVEGDVHEVGFTTTFAPNTRVGAVVGGQPFDVDYTSMRDGESTTLPTYAAVTARSFHPGVVSALMMDGSVRAVKSSISLQVWRGLGTRAGGETISSDSY, encoded by the coding sequence ATGTCGAGGATCGAACCGACCCGTGGGGGCGTCGACCGTGGCCGTGGGGGTTTCACGCTGATCGAGCTGCTGGTGGTGATCGCCATCATCGCGGTCCTGATCGCGCTGTTGTTGCCGGCCGTGCAGTCGGCCCGTGAAGCGGCCCGCCGCGCCCAGTGCGTGAACAACCTGAAGCAGCTCGGCCTGGCCCTGCACAATTACCTCTCCACGCACGAGGCCTTCCCGCCGGTCGTGGTTCTGCCGCGTACCCGCACGACGCAACCGTGGTCGGGCCTGACGCGGTTGCTCCCGCACATGGAGCAAGGGAATCTGTACAACGCGATCAACTGGAACCGGGACTTCGAGTTCACGTCGAACGTCACGCTGACCGGCACGCGCGTGGCCGGGTTCATCTGCCCGAGCGAGGCCAACGATCGGTCGCGGGTCACGCCGACCATGACCTACTACCCGAACAGCTACTGCTTCAACCAGGGGACCTGGTTCATCTACGACCCCCCCTCCGACACGGCCGGCGACGGCGCCTTCGAGCCCAACCGGGCCTTCAAGGCCGCGAGCTTCACCGACGGCCTGAGCAACACGCTGGGGATGTCCGAGACCAGGGCTTACCAGCCGAACTACTGGGACGGGGGCAATCCGTCGACCCTAGGCGTCGCTGCGCCGACGACGCCGGCGGCACTCGCGGCGTTCCTCGGCGGCACGTTCGACTCCAACGGCCACACCGAATGGGTCGAGGGGGACGTCCACGAGGTCGGCTTCACGACGACCTTCGCGCCCAACACCCGGGTCGGGGCCGTGGTGGGCGGCCAGCCGTTCGACGTCGACTACACCTCGATGCGCGACGGCGAGTCCACGACGCTCCCGACCTACGCCGCCGTCACCGCGCGGAGCTTCCACCCCGGCGTGGTGTCCGCGCTCATGATGGACGGCTCGGTGCGGGCCGTGAAGAGCTCGATCAGCCTCCAGGTCTGGCGCGGGCTGGGGACGCGGGCCGGCGGCGAGACCATCAGCTCGGACTCCTATTGA
- a CDS encoding DUF6655 family protein, with amino-acid sequence MMKSAPPPTHRSFRAAGVVALGLVLSSSLAGCGTVKTTNTARTGTEQLLLTDAWDAALSRIDFRPLTGVPVFLETQHITAVDQGWVISSLKQAMLQQGVLLRTKAEQAQWIVEARVGAYGTDEYNLLVGIPQTTIPMTITGLPAGTIPEMSLAKRTDQHGVVKMALFAYDRASGQLVWTSGTSQSKSNAKDVYVGGVGPIQSGTIRKSTEFNGMRIPVAHDLTGGLVGQPALDFDGTAGGEAVPLPLPPSATASDLDSFAP; translated from the coding sequence ATGATGAAGTCCGCCCCGCCGCCCACGCACCGTAGTTTCCGCGCAGCCGGCGTCGTCGCGCTGGGCCTCGTGCTGTCGAGCTCGCTGGCCGGCTGCGGCACGGTCAAGACCACGAACACGGCGCGCACGGGGACCGAGCAGCTGCTGCTGACCGACGCCTGGGACGCCGCCCTGTCGCGGATCGACTTCCGGCCCCTGACCGGCGTCCCCGTGTTCCTGGAGACCCAGCACATCACGGCCGTCGACCAGGGCTGGGTGATCTCCAGCCTCAAGCAGGCCATGCTCCAGCAGGGGGTCCTGCTCCGCACCAAGGCCGAGCAGGCCCAGTGGATCGTCGAGGCCCGCGTCGGCGCGTACGGCACCGACGAGTACAACCTCCTGGTCGGCATCCCCCAGACGACCATCCCGATGACCATCACCGGGCTCCCCGCCGGCACCATCCCCGAGATGTCGCTGGCCAAGCGCACCGACCAGCACGGCGTCGTCAAGATGGCCCTCTTCGCCTACGACCGGGCCTCCGGCCAGCTCGTCTGGACCTCGGGGACCTCGCAGTCGAAGTCGAACGCCAAGGACGTCTACGTCGGCGGCGTCGGCCCGATCCAGAGCGGCACGATCCGCAAGAGCACCGAGTTCAACGGCATGCGGATTCCCGTCGCCCACGACCTCACCGGCGGCCTCGTCGGCCAGCCGGCCCTCGATTTCGACGGGACCGCGGGAGGCGAGGCCGTGCCTCTCCCCCTCCCCCCCTCCGCCACCGCCAGCGACCTCGACTCGTTCGCACCGTGA